From a single Aquarana catesbeiana isolate 2022-GZ linkage group LG09, ASM4218655v1, whole genome shotgun sequence genomic region:
- the LOC141108351 gene encoding uncharacterized protein has protein sequence MAVSSLHYTMGISSGFKVYILEGQHSARNVDRLRPLTNHGIPVYPIKRKLSPEPPRSPKRLSTSNSQSRAKVSSSAVCQKAAPRQPSRSFSPPKAFAHHPVTLEHVLKRLIPERKPLESKEAQKNEQDQPLALVKRLERPSEQPIVSSAMLQQNRPSVITCVSRPKPISPPATNQKLTPTPPTQETEVHRSPRTSSPDVEEHFQRSLKSCGTQQNHHTSLPHYIHSSVEDHFSKALGSKWFLIRAAADSASSADIIARHHL, from the exons ggCAGCACAGTGCTCGGAATGTAGACAGGTTGAGGCCGCTAACAAACCATGGAATACCTGTGTACCCAATCAAACGCAAACTCAGTCCGGAACCCCCACGTTCTCCAAAGAGACTTTCAACATCTAACTCTCAAAGCAG GGCAAAAGTGTCCTCTTCAGCAGTGTGCCAGAAGGCTGCACCAAGACAACCTTCTAGGTCATTCAGTCCTCCTAAGGCATTTGCTCATCATCCCGTAACTCTGGAACATGTTCTTAAGAGGTTGATACCTGAACGAAAGCCCTTGGAAAGTAAGGAGGCACAGAAGAATGAACAAGACCAACCCCTGGCTTTGGTAAAGAGGTTGGAGAGACCCAGTGAGCAGCCTATTGTTTCTTCAGCAATGTTGCAGCAG AATCGGCCATCTGTGATTACTTGTGTATCTCGACCAAAACCTATCTCTCCCCCTGCTACAAACCAAAAATTAACTCCAACACCTCCAACACAGGAAACAGAAGTTCATC gatCACCCAGAACCAGCTCACCTGACGTAGAAGAACATTTCCAAAGGAGTCTCAAATCTTGTGGCACCCAACAGAATCATCACACTTCCCTGCCACATTACATCCACAGCTCAGTTGAAGATCACTTCTCCAAAGCTCTAGGATCCAAATGGTTTCTAATCCGAGCTGCCGCAGACTCCGCCTCTTCAGCTGACATCATAGCCAGACACCATCTCTGA